In Hermetia illucens chromosome 1, iHerIll2.2.curated.20191125, whole genome shotgun sequence, one genomic interval encodes:
- the LOC119661718 gene encoding extracellular signal-regulated kinase 1-like: protein MEKDTLYEQLHVVQGKLAKDPFNLSGDATRRRKISELTSTKDGLGDRMSAKRTKLILPDEISSEEEGATGPTTKMEADSSLLIRIAELEQEKADMAQQLECQLALIKELQQEMAEIKAANMAGRQPVHQQEQQQQQRQQQQQQQRQEQRKQQRQQQQQQQRQEQQNEEDDGMCPEVIIEEEEGDPFNFVVRKKKSTNRTKVSATVVSAPPTTPKSSPQAATPKKSKIPPITGYRLNVPQFLRLIKEKGLKATLKNTRADKTLIFAETVEDHAAIFALIREKGLHATTSTPPTLRTKSLVIRGLHRETDPADILREINEDYPQLKLKTVANLITRADKLLHSQIRNKCNSPQNHVK, encoded by the exons atggagaaggatactttgtacgagcaattacatgtagTTCAGGGGAAGCTTGCTAAAG ATCCCTTCAACTTGTCCGGAGACGCAACAAGACGACGAAAAATAAGTGAATTGACATCAACaaaggacgggcttggggacagaatgtccgccaagaggacgAAGCTGATCCTGCCGGACGAAATTTCATCCGAGGAAGAGGGAGCAACGGGCCCTACAACAAAGATGGAAGCAGATTCGAGCCTGCTCATCAGGATTGCGGAGCTCGAGCAAGAAAAGGCCGACATGGCCCAACAGTTGGAGTGCCAGTTGGCGCTCATCAAGGAGCTGCAGCAGGAGATGGCGGAAATAAAAGCAGCCAACATGGCCGGGAGGCAGCCGGTCCATCAGCAagaacaacaacagcagcagcgacaacagcagcagcagcagcaacgacaggAGCAGAGGAAGCAGCAgcgacaacagcagcagcagcagcaacgacaggaacagcaaaatgaagaagatgacggcatgtgcccggaggtcatcatcgaggaggaggaaggagaccccttcaacttCGTCGTCCGAAAGAAGAAGTCAACAAATAGGACTAAGGTTAGTGCCACCGTTGTTAGTGCCCCACCAACCACCCCAAAATCCTCTCCCCAAGCAGCCACTCCTAAGAAATCCAAAATTCCCCCGATAACTGGGTACAGGCTAAATGTACCGCAGTTCCTACGACTTATTAAAgagaaagggttgaaagcaaccctgaagaacacgagggctgacaagaccctcatcttcgccgagACGGTAGAAGACCATGCTGCaattttcgctctcataagagagaaagggcttcacgccaccaccagcaccccaccgACCCTTAGAACAAAGTCGCTGGTtattcgcggtctccacagggagacagacccagcagacatattgcgggaaatcaatgaagattacccgcaattaaaactgaaaactgtGGCCAATCTAATTACGcgtgcagataagcttctgcacagccaga TTCGCAACAAATGTAATTCACCTCAGAATCATGTGAAATGA